A window of Gambusia affinis linkage group LG03, SWU_Gaff_1.0, whole genome shotgun sequence contains these coding sequences:
- the LOC122828801 gene encoding zinc finger protein 189-like isoform X2, whose translation MTSFQSLRDFIRERLAAAAEEIFTEFDKTIVQYEEELDRQRRLLEICWKPQIKLHRIELTKPCVLKEDNVLTDHQLSSIEMNSSLDLEEIQSLCMHEELGKPDPQQMKENQEETEPLQIKEEQQKSMIKDEQEELYINLEKEQLEQRWPTDSFIGVTIHEKTEKRKPESNKDQLTIQTSAKPEKQNRGRRNNEESQSNRADELEEKSFQHFRVETGNVVSPEAEWQEIMHTNCNISACKVCGKVFAPSNLIDHMRIHTDERPFSCLTCGKSFTMAATLKIHMRIHTVHCKETRCQDNISKRGTWTSY comes from the exons ATGACTTCATTTCAGTCTCTGAGAGACTTTATCAGGGAGCGACTGGCCGCTGCTGCTGAGGAAATATTCACAGAGTTTGATAAAACCATCGTGCAGTACGAGGAAGAGCTGGATCGTCAGCGGAGACTGCTGGAAATCTGCTGGAAACCTCAAATAAAGCTACACAGAATAG AACTCACAAAGCCTTGCGTTTTGAAGGAGGATAATGTTCTCACTGACCATCAGCTCTCCAGCATAGAGATGAACTCCAGTTTGGACCTAGAGGAGATACAATCTTTATGTATGCATGAAGAACTGGGGAAACCAGATCCTCAAcagatgaaagaaaaccaaGAAGAAACCGAACCACTACAAATTAAAGAAGAACAGCAGAAATCCATGATAAAGGATGAACAAGAGGAACTCTATATCAATCTGGAGAAAGAGCAGCTTGAACAGCGTTGGCCAACTGATTCCTTCATAGGAGTCACTATTcatgagaaaacagagaagaggAAACCAGAGTCAAACAAGGACCAACTCACCATTCAGACTTCCGCTAAGCCTGAGAAGCAAAACCGGGGAAGGAGGAACAATGAAGAATCTCAATCAAACAGGGCTGACGAACTAGAAGAAAAGAGTTTTCAGCATTTCAGAGTTGAAACTGGGAATGTTGTTAGTCCAGAAGCAGAATGGCAGGAGATAATGCACACAAATTGCAATATTTCAGCTTGTAAAGTTTGTGGTAAAGTTTTTGCTCCCAGTAATTTGATTgatcacatgagaattcacacagatGAGAGGCCCTTCTCGTGTCTAACTTGCGGAAAAAGCTTTACAATGGCAGCTACATTGAAGattcacatgagaattcacacag tTCATTGCAAGGAAACTCGATGTCAAGACAATATAAGTAAAAGAGGAACATGGACGTCTTACTAG
- the LOC122828801 gene encoding gastrula zinc finger protein XlCGF57.1-like isoform X1, whose protein sequence is MTSFQSLRDFIRERLAAAAEEIFTEFDKTIVQYEEELDRQRRLLEICWKPQIKLHRIELTKPCVLKEDNVLTDHQLSSIEMNSSLDLEEIQSLCMHEELGKPDPQQMKENQEETEPLQIKEEQQKSMIKDEQEELYINLEKEQLEQRWPTDSFIGVTIHEKTEKRKPESNKDQLTIQTSAKPEKQNRGRRNNEESQSNRADELEEKSFQHFRVETGNVVSPEAEWQEIMHTNCNISACKVCGKVFAPSNLIDHMRIHTDERPFSCLTCGKSFTMAATLKIHMRIHTGEKPFSSMTCRRNFSDKACLSRHIRTHTDEKPFSCLICGKGFPQRSNFTEHMKTHTGEKPFSCLTCGKNFSLKGSLSRHIRTHTGEKPFSCLICGKGFPQRSNFTEHMKTHTGEKPFSCLTCGKNFSSKASLSRHIRTHTGERPFSCLTCGKRFGDRGCLSRHKKTHTGERPFSCMTCGRRFIRKSHLTTHMITHRGLQVRTCDTSFIEVLQNCQEGNSMSNITI, encoded by the exons ATGACTTCATTTCAGTCTCTGAGAGACTTTATCAGGGAGCGACTGGCCGCTGCTGCTGAGGAAATATTCACAGAGTTTGATAAAACCATCGTGCAGTACGAGGAAGAGCTGGATCGTCAGCGGAGACTGCTGGAAATCTGCTGGAAACCTCAAATAAAGCTACACAGAATAG AACTCACAAAGCCTTGCGTTTTGAAGGAGGATAATGTTCTCACTGACCATCAGCTCTCCAGCATAGAGATGAACTCCAGTTTGGACCTAGAGGAGATACAATCTTTATGTATGCATGAAGAACTGGGGAAACCAGATCCTCAAcagatgaaagaaaaccaaGAAGAAACCGAACCACTACAAATTAAAGAAGAACAGCAGAAATCCATGATAAAGGATGAACAAGAGGAACTCTATATCAATCTGGAGAAAGAGCAGCTTGAACAGCGTTGGCCAACTGATTCCTTCATAGGAGTCACTATTcatgagaaaacagagaagaggAAACCAGAGTCAAACAAGGACCAACTCACCATTCAGACTTCCGCTAAGCCTGAGAAGCAAAACCGGGGAAGGAGGAACAATGAAGAATCTCAATCAAACAGGGCTGACGAACTAGAAGAAAAGAGTTTTCAGCATTTCAGAGTTGAAACTGGGAATGTTGTTAGTCCAGAAGCAGAATGGCAGGAGATAATGCACACAAATTGCAATATTTCAGCTTGTAAAGTTTGTGGTAAAGTTTTTGCTCCCAGTAATTTGATTgatcacatgagaattcacacagatGAGAGGCCCTTCTCGTGTCTAACTTGCGGAAAAAGCTTTACAATGGCAGCTACATTGAAGattcacatgagaattcacacaggtgagaagcctttctcaaGTATGACTTGTAGAAGAAATTTCAGTGATAAAGCCTGTTTATCTCGGCACATTAGAACTCATACAGATGAGAAGCCGTTTTCCTGCTTGATCTGTGGAAAAGGATTTCCACAAAGAAGTAATTTCACTGAACACATGAAAACTCACACGggtgagaaacctttctcaTGTCTGACTTGTGGAAAAAATTTCAGCTTAAAAGGTAGTTTATCTCGGCACATTAGAACtcatacaggtgagaagccGTTTTCATGCTTGATCTGTGGAAAAGGGTTTCCACAAAGAAGTAATTTCACTGAACACATGAAAACTCACACGGGAGAGAAACCTTTCTCATGTCTGACTTGTGGAAAAAATTTCAGCTCAAAAGCTAGTTTATCTCGGCACATTAGAACTCATACAGGTGAGAGGCCTTTCTCATGTTTGACTTGTGGAAAACGTTTTGGCGATAGAGGATGTTTATCTCGGCACAAAAAAACTCATACAGGTGAGAGGCCTTTTTCGTGTATGACTTGTGGAAGACGTTTTATTCGAAAAAGTCATTTGACTACTCATATGATAACACACCGAGGTCTGCAGGTACGAACTTGTGATACTTCATTCATCGAAGTGCTTCAGAACTGCCAGGAGGGAAATTCAATGTCAAACATAACCATTTAA
- the LOC122828808 gene encoding zinc finger protein 248-like: MSSSQSLRYFIRERLTVAVEEIFTEFDKTIVQYEAQLDRQRRLLEICWKPQIDLQRIDLPQHFVLTKEEVITDQQLCNQDKNSSLGQQEQDEPESPQIKEEPELTQIKEEEDECCISLEKEQLELKQEFDIIIVSPIDQEGENREPDVSLMSPKSNWDQDTVQISSDQERSHHEESGSSRAREEELKQKRWCQKIRGHSGDVDNPKVKRQKKACLNNNLCSCKVCGKLFTRSNLTKHVRTHTGEKPFSCMTCGKKFGQRYHLTVHMRTHTGERPFSCLTCGKSFTMRIALTRHVRTHTGEKPFSCVTCGKSFGQRTHLTVHMRTHTGERPFSCLTCGKSFTLQISLTRHMRSHTGEKPLLCVICGRSFSERGNLSRHMRTHTR, from the exons ATGTCTTCATCCCAGTCTCTGAGATACTTTATCAGGGAGCGACTGACCGTTGCTGTTGAAGAAATATTCACAGAGTTTGATAAAACCATCGTCCAGTACGAGGCCCAGCTGGATCGTCAGCGGAGACTGCTGGAAATCTGTTGGAAACCCCAAATAGATCTGCAGAGAATAG ACCTCCCACAGCATTTTGTCTTGACGAAGGAGGAGGTTATTACTGACCAGCAGCTCTGCAACCAGGACAAGAACTCCAGTTTGGGCCAACAGGAACAGGACGAACCAGAATCTCCCCAGATaaaagaggaaccagaactAACACAGataaaagaagaggaggatgaatGTTGCATCAGTCTGGAGAAAGAGCAACTTGAACTGAAGCAGGAGTTCGATATCATTATAGTGAGTCCTATTGATCAAGAAGGAGAGAACCGGGAACCAGATGTCTCTTTGATGAGCCCAAAATCAAACTGGGACCAAGACACCGTCCAGATATCTTCTGACCAGGAAAGAAGCCACCATGAAGAGTCAGGATCGAGTAGAGCTAGAGAGGAAGAACTGAAGCAAAAAAGATGGTGTCAGAAAATCAGAGGTCACAGTGGCGATGTGGACAACCCAAAagttaaaagacaaaagaaagcaTGCCTGAATAACAATCTGTGTTCTTGTAAAGTTTGTGGTAAACTTTTTACTCGGAGTAATTTGACTAAGCATGTGAGAACGCACACTGGTGAGAAGCCGTTTTCCTGCatgacctgtggaaaaaaatttgGTCAGAGATATCATTTGACTGTTCATatgagaactcacacaggtgagaggCCTTTCTCCTGTttgacttgtggaaaaagcttTACCATGAGAATTGCGTTGACGCGTCATGTGAGAactcacactggtgaaaagcctttctcatgtgtgacctgtggaaaaagcttTGGCCAAAGAACTCATTTGACTGTGCATATGAGAACTCACACCGGTGAGAGGCCTTTCTCATGTttgacttgtggaaaaagcttTACCCTGCAGATTTCACTGACCCGACACATGAGAAGtcacacaggagagaagccGTTGTTGTGTGTAATCTGTGGAAGAAGTTTCAGCGAACGAGGAAATTTATCTCGACACATGAGAACCCATACACGTTAG
- the LOC122828804 gene encoding zinc finger protein 771-like gives MSLSQSLRDFIRERLTAAAEEIFTEFDKTIVQYEEQLDRQRKLLDVSWKPQVTLQRIRDVEQQVVREEKGVNLNQSFWNKERCTSLDQEEAGFPQIKDKQKELPLWQKENQEDLESLQIKDEHEEIESIQIKDEHEETESTQIKDEHDKLCVSLEEELEIKQETDTFVITPPYERDNGEPDPSSNRLQKNQYDERIDHENSESNRDKELKQNKKYQKTGGRRDNVDIKKVKKQKNKHTNENLCSCNICDKVLARSYLSEHMRIHTGEKLFLCTVCGKSFRQQNHLTVHMRTHTGEKPFPCVICGKSFTLQMVLTKHIRTHTGEKPFSCLTCGKSFRHSGTLSQHMRIHTGEKPFPCSTCGKRFSDKRNLSRHIRTHTDERPFSCPTCGKNFRQGGHLTVHMRTHAVKKLYLCEICGACFTQSVDLTDHMKTHKGKKV, from the exons ATGTCTTTATCGCAGTCTCTGAGAGACTTCATCAGGGAGCGActgacagctgctgctgaagaaatATTCACAGAGTTTGATAAAACCATCGTCCAGTACGAGGAACAGCTTGATCGCCAACGTAAACTGCTTGATGTCAGCTGGAAACCCCAAGTAACCCTACAGAGAATAAGAG ATGTTGAACAGCAGGTGGTACGGGAGGAGAAGGGAGTTAATCTTAACCAGAGTTTCTGGAACAAGGAGAGATGCACAAGTTTGGACCAAGAGGAAGCAGGATTTccacaaataaaagacaaacagaaagaactACCTCTCTGGCAGAAAGAGAATCAGGAAGATCTGGAATCTCTACAAATAAAGGATGAACACGAGGAGATAGAATCTATACAGATAAAGGATGAACATGAGGAGACAGAATCTACACAGATAAAGGATGAACATGACAAACTCTGCGTTAGTCTGGAGGAAGAGCTTGAAATCAAGCAGGAGACGGATACCTTTGTTATAACACCTCCTTATGAAAGAGATAATGGGGAACCAGATCCAAGCAGCAACCGGCTTCAAAAGAACCAATACGATGAAAGAATCGATCATGAAAACTCTGAATCAAATAGAGataaagaactgaaacaaaataagaagtATCAAAAAACTGGAGGTAGACGTGACAACGTAGAtatcaaaaaagtaaaaaaacagaagaataaacacacaaatgagAATCTGTGCTCTTGTAATATTTGTGATAAAGTTTTGGCTCGAAGTTATTTGTCTGaacacatgagaattcacacaggagagaagcTTTTCTTATGTAcagtttgtggaaaaagttttcgGCAACAAAATCATTTGACTGTacacatgagaactcacacaggGGAGAAGCCTTTCCCCTGTGTGATTTGTGGAAAAAGCTTTACCCTGCAAATGGTCTTGACGAAACATATaagaactcacacaggtgagaagcctttctcctgtctaacttgtggaaaaagtttcaggCATAGTGGGACATTATCTCAGCACATGAGAATCCACACAGGGGAAAAGCCTTTCCCATGTTCAACCTGTGGAAAGCGTTTTAGTGACAAGAGAAATTTATCCCGACACATCAGAACTCACACAGATGAGAGGCCTTTCTCGTGTCCAACTTGTGGAAAAAACTTTCGTCAAGGAGGTCATTTGACTGTGCATATGAGAACTCATGCAGTTAAAAAGTTGTACTTATGTGAAATCTGTGGTGCTTGTTTCACTCAGAGTGTTGACTTGACGGATCACATGAAAACTCACAAAGGTAAGAAGGTGTAG